The Crocinitomicaceae bacterium genome includes a region encoding these proteins:
- a CDS encoding T9SS type A sorting domain-containing protein: MKKSLLLLSCGLSFIAQSQMTMNSSTTFGAGCDCYSLTNGTTNDKGAIWSPAPIDLTQPFDMTFFVYAGNADGEADGMAFVLQQNATGIGDVGYTLGYRDVSPFSSPPISAKSLAIEVDVWHSNPTVATDVLSDHIGMSMNNSVEHNIVAPIALPNIEDGGYHSFRVLWDPTLQVISVFFDGSFIFAQNYDIINTVFTGNPSVYWGWTGATGGVLGTHRVCMYRDADFSSDITSVCPDFPVTFTDASTSDLNDISDYMWDFGDGSPVDFSQNPSHVYTTPGTYTAKLYMTDISGCNDSAEVVITVLPDLIIDVVGTDVNCFGDSNGVATATPQNGTGPYTYAWDDPDLQTTATAIDLPPNTYNVNVTDNLGCEGTGNITIGEPLELMVVMHSSNVLCHDSANAEITAVVINGVAPFTYLWDDPLAQTTVEADSLAPGTYIVTVTDASGCSDTASASVTEPAAIVITGVTTYDNGTSNGSIDASINGGTMPYVSTIWSNAATTEDISGLASGNYTITVTDDNGCTKDTTFSIKSSVGIPELIDGGFEIYPNPSSGLVQVKGNGNYLIQVTDVSGKIILVQSANTTATLDLNEMSKGVYFVNIEQNGQRYTSRLVLQ; encoded by the coding sequence ATGAAAAAATCTTTACTTCTTTTATCATGCGGCTTGAGCTTTATTGCGCAAAGCCAAATGACCATGAATTCTTCAACAACCTTTGGTGCTGGCTGTGATTGCTACTCCTTGACAAATGGCACGACAAATGACAAAGGAGCTATTTGGAGTCCTGCCCCAATTGATTTGACACAACCATTTGACATGACCTTTTTTGTTTATGCAGGGAATGCAGATGGTGAGGCAGACGGTATGGCATTCGTGCTTCAGCAAAATGCAACCGGTATTGGAGATGTTGGTTACACGCTAGGTTATCGTGATGTTTCACCTTTTTCAAGTCCTCCAATCTCTGCAAAATCATTGGCTATTGAAGTAGACGTATGGCATAGTAACCCAACGGTTGCAACAGATGTTTTGTCTGATCACATTGGAATGTCAATGAACAACAGTGTTGAACATAATATTGTTGCACCTATTGCCTTGCCAAATATTGAAGATGGTGGATACCATTCGTTCAGAGTTTTGTGGGATCCAACTTTGCAGGTGATTTCTGTTTTCTTTGACGGTTCATTTATTTTTGCGCAAAACTATGATATCATCAATACCGTTTTCACCGGAAACCCATCTGTATATTGGGGATGGACTGGTGCAACCGGTGGTGTTCTAGGTACTCACCGTGTGTGTATGTATCGTGATGCAGATTTTAGTTCTGATATCACTTCTGTTTGTCCTGATTTTCCGGTGACATTTACTGATGCTTCAACCAGTGATTTAAATGATATTTCTGACTATATGTGGGATTTTGGTGACGGTTCTCCGGTTGATTTTTCACAGAATCCTTCTCACGTGTATACCACACCCGGAACATACACAGCAAAACTTTATATGACTGATATTTCAGGATGTAATGATAGTGCTGAAGTGGTGATAACTGTTTTACCTGATTTAATTATAGATGTGGTTGGAACCGATGTCAATTGTTTTGGAGACAGCAATGGCGTAGCAACGGCAACTCCACAAAACGGAACCGGTCCATACACGTATGCATGGGATGATCCTGATTTGCAAACCACGGCAACAGCAATTGATCTGCCACCAAATACTTACAACGTAAACGTTACTGATAATTTAGGTTGTGAAGGTACCGGAAACATCACCATTGGAGAACCACTTGAACTGATGGTTGTAATGCATTCGTCTAATGTATTGTGTCATGATTCTGCCAACGCTGAAATTACAGCAGTTGTTATCAATGGGGTTGCTCCGTTTACTTATTTGTGGGATGATCCACTGGCGCAGACAACAGTTGAAGCTGACAGCCTTGCACCTGGTACTTACATTGTAACCGTTACGGATGCTTCAGGATGTTCTGACACAGCCTCTGCTTCTGTTACTGAGCCGGCAGCCATTGTAATCACCGGTGTCACGACGTATGATAATGGTACTTCAAACGGTTCTATTGATGCTTCAATTAATGGCGGAACTATGCCTTACGTAAGCACCATTTGGAGCAATGCCGCCACTACTGAAGACATCAGTGGTCTTGCCTCAGGCAACTATACAATCACGGTTACTGATGATAATGGATGTACTAAAGACACAACCTTCAGCATTAAATCAAGTGTTGGAATTCCTGAATTGATTGATGGAGGTTTTGAAATATATCCAAATCCTTCAAGTGGACTTGTACAAGTGAAAGGCAACGGTAATTATTTGATTCAAGTAACTGATGTTTCAGGAAAAATTATTCTGGTTCAATCAGCAAATACAACTGCTACACTAGATTTGAATGAGATGTCAAAAGGGGTATACTTCGTAAATATTGAACAAAACGGACAACGGTATACTTCACGACTTGTCTTGCAATAG
- a CDS encoding HAMP domain-containing histidine kinase, which yields MSLAVLGLFFLQYGWINNVHELTEQKFGEDVKVALNKTALDLETYEMIQLANPEAIDEGLEGSLDDFVRSEFGAVIQSQESIAVRDTIIFKDGAKTRFLLVQGNLIDTATGLKAEHRVITKDLRGITPAEIDNSTLGLDSDTNSFAIQWNESFAKQINKKTYYLNYLIERMFTTNPVDDIALRLNLVLLDSLLAYHLNENKIDTSFRFNIISTQGREVRFKTGSKHFDNSLKQSEHTTLLYPNDVIPGEYLLLVKFPGQQFLVWKEMTGTLLASLALVIIVMLAFYFAVNTIFRQKQLSEIKNDFISNMTHELKTPIATISLACEAVRDPDLQNDRDTLNSFIGMIDQENKRLGKLVENVLQTALIDKGRLKLNLEECSVDDLLKQVVESFRIRYHDKGGEISIDKADIIVWRIDKMHFANVIYNLLDNSLKYCEEQPHVHISLEKKSGGFSLVVEDNGIGIKKEDQKRIFEKLYRVPTGDIHNVKGFGLGLSYVFSIVKLHNGTIDLKSALGKGSTFKITVSHE from the coding sequence ATGTCACTAGCCGTTCTGGGGCTTTTCTTTCTGCAATACGGATGGATCAATAACGTGCATGAATTAACTGAGCAAAAATTTGGTGAAGATGTGAAAGTTGCTCTCAACAAAACTGCGCTTGACCTTGAAACGTATGAAATGATTCAATTGGCAAATCCTGAAGCAATTGATGAAGGTCTTGAAGGTTCGCTGGATGATTTTGTGCGAAGTGAATTTGGGGCTGTCATTCAATCACAGGAATCTATTGCCGTGCGTGATACAATCATTTTTAAAGATGGTGCCAAAACCCGCTTCTTACTTGTTCAAGGAAATTTGATTGACACAGCTACCGGTTTAAAAGCAGAACACAGAGTTATCACCAAAGATTTGCGAGGTATTACGCCGGCTGAAATTGATAACTCTACTTTAGGTTTAGATAGTGATACCAATTCTTTTGCCATACAATGGAATGAATCTTTTGCAAAACAAATCAATAAAAAAACCTACTACTTAAATTATTTGATTGAACGCATGTTTACTACTAATCCGGTAGATGATATTGCACTCAGATTAAATTTAGTTTTGCTTGATTCGCTGCTCGCTTATCATTTAAATGAAAATAAAATTGATACCAGTTTCAGGTTTAATATCATAAGTACTCAAGGTCGTGAAGTACGTTTTAAAACCGGCAGCAAACATTTTGACAATTCGCTTAAACAAAGTGAACATACTACCTTGCTATATCCTAATGACGTGATTCCGGGTGAATATTTATTGCTAGTAAAATTTCCCGGACAACAGTTTTTAGTGTGGAAAGAAATGACAGGTACCTTGCTTGCCTCCTTGGCATTGGTAATTATTGTGATGTTAGCATTTTATTTTGCGGTGAACACTATCTTCAGACAAAAACAATTATCTGAAATTAAAAATGATTTCATCAGTAATATGACCCATGAACTGAAAACGCCAATTGCTACAATTTCTCTGGCATGTGAGGCAGTGCGTGATCCTGATTTGCAAAATGACCGTGATACCTTGAATAGTTTTATTGGCATGATTGATCAGGAAAATAAACGACTGGGCAAATTGGTTGAAAATGTATTGCAAACTGCTTTGATTGATAAAGGCAGATTAAAATTGAATTTAGAAGAATGTTCAGTAGATGATTTGCTCAAACAAGTGGTAGAGTCCTTCCGCATTCGTTATCATGATAAAGGGGGAGAGATTTCAATTGACAAAGCAGATATTATTGTATGGAGAATAGACAAAATGCATTTTGCCAATGTGATTTATAATTTGCTTGACAATTCATTGAAGTATTGTGAAGAACAACCACATGTTCACATTTCTCTTGAAAAAAAATCAGGCGGATTTTCATTGGTAGTTGAAGACAATGGAATTGGAATAAAAAAAGAAGATCAGAAAAGAATTTTTGAAAAACTCTATCGGGTACCAACGGGCGATATTCACAACGTCAAGGGATTTGGACTTGGATTGAGTTATGTTTTTTCAATAGTAAAACTGCACAACGGAACAATAGATCTCAAAAGTGCTTTAGGAAAAGGTTCAACTTTTAAAATAACGGTAAGTCATGAGTGA
- the menD gene encoding 2-succinyl-5-enolpyruvyl-6-hydroxy-3-cyclohexene-1-carboxylic-acid synthase, which yields MAHLAEICYQHGLRHVVVSPGSRNAPLIIAFDEHPGIKIWLIHDERSAAFFALGMIDATGQPVAVTCTSGSAPLNYAPAIAEAYYRRKPLLVLTADRPVALVDQGDGQTIRQKNVFANYIKAGFELPDFSIQSNLCLSDKIVNDAFHVLIENPSGPVHINIPLNEPLYGRAELTTKPEVELLSSSEKQLSQQEKNIIEKIWMTSERKLILIGQLDADAALLRELLPLINDASVAILVENTSNLYHFSKIVHCIDRTLALISEDEAIKFSPDLLITCGGAVISKKIKAFLRKNKPAATWRVGEYLFEEDTFQSLTQSFDVNEKSFFNYVASIDYLPQSNYGDHWKQKDFLAREQHDVFLAQAAYSDFTVFKQIVDRLPENVTLHMANSSVVRYCQLFDPAQDIRYYANRGVSGIDGSTSTALGFAVTDSTRLNVLITGDISFLYDSNALWNKYLPSNLKIIVINNGGGGIFKILDGPTETPQADYFFSPYEADLKSLCQAFIIKFHTASDITGFDKALQTAFLDEYNTLCLIEVKTFSQKNEDVLKNYFSFLRQVSRT from the coding sequence GTGGCTCATCTAGCTGAAATCTGTTATCAGCATGGTTTGCGTCATGTTGTTGTTTCACCCGGTTCACGCAACGCACCACTCATCATTGCTTTTGATGAACATCCCGGAATAAAAATATGGCTGATACATGACGAACGCAGCGCAGCTTTTTTTGCATTGGGAATGATTGATGCCACCGGCCAACCTGTTGCTGTTACATGTACTTCAGGCAGTGCGCCTTTAAATTATGCTCCGGCAATTGCTGAGGCATATTATAGACGCAAGCCCTTGCTTGTACTTACTGCTGATAGACCGGTAGCATTGGTTGATCAAGGTGACGGACAAACCATCAGACAAAAAAATGTCTTTGCCAATTATATTAAAGCCGGTTTTGAATTGCCTGATTTTAGTATTCAATCTAACCTCTGTTTGTCTGATAAAATAGTGAATGATGCCTTTCATGTATTGATTGAAAATCCATCAGGTCCGGTGCATATAAACATTCCATTGAATGAACCACTTTATGGTAGGGCTGAGTTGACAACAAAACCTGAAGTAGAATTATTATCATCTTCAGAAAAACAATTGAGTCAGCAAGAAAAAAATATCATTGAAAAAATTTGGATGACATCAGAGAGAAAACTCATTCTGATTGGTCAGTTAGATGCTGATGCTGCATTGCTGCGTGAACTTCTGCCTTTGATCAATGATGCCTCTGTTGCCATACTTGTTGAAAATACATCTAATCTATATCATTTTTCAAAAATTGTACATTGCATTGACCGCACGCTGGCATTGATTTCAGAAGATGAGGCAATCAAATTTTCACCTGATTTGCTAATCACTTGTGGCGGTGCTGTGATCTCAAAAAAAATAAAAGCCTTTCTCAGAAAAAATAAACCGGCAGCTACCTGGCGTGTGGGTGAATATCTTTTTGAAGAAGATACCTTTCAATCGCTCACGCAATCATTTGATGTGAATGAAAAGTCTTTTTTCAATTATGTTGCGTCAATTGACTATCTCCCGCAATCAAATTATGGTGATCATTGGAAACAAAAAGATTTTTTAGCACGTGAACAACATGATGTTTTTCTTGCGCAAGCTGCTTATTCTGACTTTACGGTTTTCAAACAAATAGTTGATCGCTTGCCTGAAAATGTTACCCTGCACATGGCTAATTCTTCTGTGGTGAGATATTGTCAACTCTTTGATCCGGCTCAGGATATCAGGTATTATGCTAATCGCGGGGTGAGTGGTATTGATGGTTCAACAAGCACTGCCCTTGGTTTTGCAGTTACTGATTCTACTCGGTTGAATGTTTTAATTACCGGAGACATTTCTTTTTTATATGATTCTAATGCCCTCTGGAATAAATATCTGCCGAGCAATTTGAAAATCATTGTCATTAATAATGGTGGTGGTGGAATATTTAAAATTCTGGATGGTCCTACTGAAACTCCTCAAGCTGACTATTTTTTCTCACCGTACGAAGCTGATTTGAAATCTCTTTGTCAAGCATTTATAATAAAATTTCACACAGCATCTGATATTACCGGTTTTGACAAAGCATTACAAACCGCATTTCTAGATGAGTATAACACCCTGTGTTTAATTGAGGTTAAAACGTTTAGTCAGAAAAATGAGGATGTCTTGAAAAACTATTTTAGTTTCTTGCGTCAGGTATCCCGTACATGA
- the surE gene encoding 5'/3'-nucleotidase SurE, whose protein sequence is MKSEKPLILITNDDSISAKGIASLVEAMRPLGDILVVAPDSPQSGMGHAITIHSPLRLAKSNQFEGISSYTCSGTPVDCVKLAIYEILKRRPDLLVSGINHGANASTNVLYSGTMSAAVEGAIEGIPSIGFSILDHAADADFTAAQDFATRIAQGVIKNKLQTGVCLNVNIPKGKPEQINGMKICRQGRAFWEDSFDKRKDPSGNEYYWLTGKFETSDKGEDTDMWALEHKFVSIVPTQFDMTAHHLISQLNEWNF, encoded by the coding sequence ATGAAGTCAGAAAAACCACTTATACTCATCACCAATGATGACAGCATCAGCGCCAAAGGAATTGCAAGTTTGGTAGAAGCCATGCGTCCTTTGGGTGATATTCTGGTGGTTGCACCGGATAGTCCGCAAAGCGGAATGGGACATGCAATCACTATTCATTCACCTTTGAGGTTGGCAAAATCAAATCAGTTTGAAGGTATTTCATCATACACTTGCTCAGGCACACCGGTTGATTGCGTGAAGCTGGCTATCTATGAAATTTTAAAAAGAAGACCTGACCTCTTGGTTTCTGGCATTAATCATGGAGCTAATGCATCAACCAATGTATTGTATTCAGGCACCATGTCTGCCGCTGTTGAAGGGGCTATTGAAGGTATTCCTTCTATTGGTTTTTCAATCTTGGATCATGCTGCTGATGCAGATTTCACTGCGGCGCAAGATTTCGCTACCCGCATTGCACAAGGCGTTATTAAAAACAAATTACAAACCGGTGTTTGCCTCAATGTGAATATTCCAAAAGGAAAACCTGAGCAAATCAACGGAATGAAAATATGCCGGCAAGGCCGCGCGTTTTGGGAAGATTCTTTTGATAAACGCAAAGACCCTTCAGGCAACGAGTATTATTGGCTTACCGGAAAATTTGAAACCAGTGATAAAGGAGAAGACACTGATATGTGGGCATTAGAACATAAATTTGTATCCATTGTGCCTACTCAATTTGACATGACTGCGCATCACCTCATTTCTCAACTCAACGAATGGAACTTCTAA
- a CDS encoding response regulator transcription factor — protein sequence MSEKVKILLAEDDTSLGTVLSSYLKAKSFDVTLCVDGEIALKRFKEQLYDFIILDVMMPAKDGFTVAKEIRKVDQEIPILFLTARSMKEDKLTGFEAGGDDYLTKPFAMEELLARINAILKRAYKEGKKETSFQVADVTYDYLQQTIDVGGQKTKLTTKENELFYLLVKNQEEVLDRNEALKHVWGDDNYFNGRSMDVYITKLRKYLSASTQVEIMNVHGKGFRLLVKKQG from the coding sequence ATGAGTGAAAAAGTAAAAATATTATTGGCAGAAGATGATACCAGTTTGGGAACTGTATTGTCAAGTTATCTCAAAGCAAAATCATTTGATGTAACCCTGTGTGTTGATGGTGAAATAGCCCTGAAACGCTTTAAGGAGCAGTTGTATGATTTTATTATTCTGGATGTCATGATGCCGGCAAAAGACGGTTTTACCGTGGCTAAAGAAATACGAAAAGTAGACCAGGAAATTCCTATTCTTTTTCTCACTGCCCGATCAATGAAAGAAGATAAACTCACAGGTTTTGAAGCGGGAGGTGATGATTATTTGACCAAACCTTTCGCAATGGAAGAGTTGCTTGCTCGCATAAACGCCATTTTAAAAAGGGCATATAAAGAAGGAAAAAAAGAAACCAGTTTTCAAGTAGCTGATGTTACCTATGACTACCTGCAACAAACCATTGACGTTGGCGGACAGAAAACTAAATTGACTACCAAAGAGAATGAACTGTTTTACCTGCTGGTTAAAAATCAGGAAGAAGTGCTTGATAGAAATGAAGCACTGAAACATGTTTGGGGTGATGACAACTATTTCAACGGAAGAAGTATGGATGTATACATTACCAAACTGCGAAAATATCTCAGCGCCTCTACCCAGGTTGAAATCATGAATGTTCACGGCAAGGGTTTTCGCCTATTAGTGAAAAAGCAGGGATGA